CATTCCCGTTATTGTCAGCCGGGCTGCTGCTCATGACAGCAGCGTTAACCGTGCTCGGTTTTGTATCGCCGGTATATCCGATCTTCTTTCTGATTGTGCTTATCGTCCTGCTCGGCGGTTCCATGGGCATCATTACGCCGCCGAACAATTCTCTGGTGATGGGCAGGACATCCAAAACGGACCTCGGCCTGATCAGCAGCATTTTGGCACTGTCGCGAAATCTGGGGATGATGTTTGGTACGGCGGCGGGAGGTGCCATGCTGGCGCTTCCAGCCCAAGGGGCAGGGGGGCTTACCGGATTTCGGATGATATTCGTACTGAATACGGCGCTGGTTGTCATCGTTTATGTAACGATGCTCATATCGTTTCGCTTTGGCAGGCATAAGGAGACGCTATCTTCTTAGAGGAAGGGAAAAGAGAAAAAGGGTATCCCGAGGTCTATTCCAGACCTGCAGGATACCCTTTTTTCATTTAGCTTACGCGCGGTCCAGAATCGTCTGAAGTGTCGTACGATCCAAACCTTTCACGAGCTTGATCAGAAGTTCTTTAGCAGCTTCGTAGTCGTCCGTGTGGATGATGGACGAAGATGTATGAATATAGCGGGAGCATATGCCGATGATGGTGGACGGAACGCCGATGCCGCTAAGATGCACTTGGCCTGCGTCCGTGCCGCCCGGCGAGACGAAGTATTGGTATTTGATTTTGTTGGTCTCCGCCGTATCTTGAACGTACTCCACCATGCCGCGGTGAGTCAGCATGGTCGGATCGAAGATGCGAAGCAGTGCGCCTTGACCCAATTGGCCGAACTGGCTCTTGTCACCCATCATGTCGTTCGCCGCGCTGGCATCCAGTCCGAAGAAAATATCCGGCTGAATCAGATTGGCTGAAGTACGTGCTCCGCGCAGTCCGAGCTCTTCTTGGACGGTTGCGCCGGCGTAAACGGTGTTAGGCAGCTTCTCGCCATGGAGCGCCTGTACAAGCTCGATCGCGAGGCCAACGCCATAACGGTTATCCCACGCTTTGGCCATGATTTTTTTCGGATTAGCGAGCGGCGTGAATTCACAGATCGGAACCACTTGCAATCCGGGACGAATGCCGAACGACTCTGCTTCCGCCTTGTTATCGGCGCCGATATCGATATACATGGTCTTGATGTCGACCGGCTTGCTGCGCTGCGCTTCATCCAGCAGGTGCGTCGGGATGGAGCCTACAACTCCGACGACAGGACCGTTGTCGGTGATGATTTGCAGGCGCTGAGCAAGCACGGCTTGGCTCCACCAACCGCCAAGCGGCTGGAAACGGACCATCCCCGCTTCGGTTATGCCGGTTACCATGAACCCGACTTCATCCATGTGACCGGCCACCATGACTTTTGGACCTTCATCGTTACCGCGAAGAACGGCGAACAGACTACCCAGCCGATCCTGCACGAACTCATCTGTATATGGCGAAAGGGCATTCTTCAACCAGGAACGAAGCTCCCTCTCAAAGCCCGGTGCAGCCGGGAATTCAGTCAAAGTACGAAATAATTCCAGTGTTGATTCATTCATTACGAAATCGCTCCTTTAGAAAAGGTATGTAAGAGTGTTTTCTTTTCTAGTATGCCCCTATACATCTGAAAAGTCTACAAAACCCGTGCCGCATAGGAGCACGTCATTTTAAAATAAATGAAACAAGCACCCTGCACCCGGGATAGGAATACGATATAGAAACGAAGTGGAATTTTTGTCGTCCGAGGGAAGGGGCAGAGTATGAAGCACCATGGGATAAACGTCTATCATGCCGAAGTCAGAGAACTTCTGCTCATTATGGTCCTGTTCATCCTCCTCGTCATTTTGCTGAAATACATTCTTATATAATGACCGGCTCCAGCAACAATGGCAGGCGAGTCTTACTTCAGCTTTCAGGGATTCCTGGAGGCTGATTTTCGTGCGGGGCGACTTTTATGTTAGGACAAGCTGTGGTTGCCAATTGAGAAGGATGATTTTCCAAACATAAAGGGAGTTCATTCAAAGCATAATGATATCGAGTGATATCCATAATGGCTCTTTAGCGTTTTTAAAGGATTCCATACTTAAATAAAAGCGGAGGTGTATTGAAATGTCAGGCTCTAACCAAAAGCCTAAGTCTGATATCACCACAATGAGCTCGGCAGAATATCAGGCGATTGCCAAAAAGCATGAACCTCCTCGCGCCGTACTTAAAAATTGTCTGCGCGCTTTTTTGATTGGAGGTCTCATCTGTGTGATCGGCCAATGCATTCAGCAGTTTTTTATGACCGTATTCGATATGAGCACCACCGAAGCGAGCAACCCGACAGTTGCCGTGCTGATTATACTCTCCGTCATTCTGACCTCCTTCGGCGTGTATGACAAAATCGCGCAATGGGCGGGAGCAGGCAGCGCCGTGCCGGTCACGGGGTTTGCGAATTCCATGTGCTCCGCTGCGCTCGAGCACCGCGCGGAGGGTTTGGTTCTTGGGGTCGGGGCCAGCATGTTTAAGCTGGCGGGATCTGTCATTGTATTTGGTACCGTGGCTGCGTTTATTATCGGTATCATTTACGCTATTTTTGGCATTGAGGGGAGGTAACGAGAGATGAAGGTGATCGGCCAAACCTGGCAGTTCGAGAACAAACCCGTCATTATCGGCACGGGGACGATTGTGGGACCTGAGGAAGGCGAAGGGCCACTCGCCGATGATTTCGACTATATCTACGACAATATTGAGATTAACGAAAAAACATGGGAAAAGGCGGAACGGAAACTGCTGGAGGATGCCTCGAGAAAAGCGGTTGAGAAGGCGGGCATCAAGGAAGACGAGCTGCAGTTTTTTGTAGGCGGGGACTTGATGAACCAGATCATCAGCAGTTCGTTTGCTGCAAGACAGTTGGGTGTGCCTTACATCGGCGTATTCGGTGCTTGCTCTACATCCATGGAGAGCCTCGCGGTGGCCTCCATGCTCGTGGATTCAGGAGGGGCCAAGTATGTCATGGCCGGTACGGCAAGCCACAACTGTACGGTTGAGAAGCAGTTTCGTTATCCGACGGAGTACGGATCGCAGAAGCCGCCGTATGCGCAATATACAATAACGGGAGCAGGCTGCTCCGTCATTTCGGACAAGGGAGACGGCCCTGCTGTCACGTATGCCACCATCGGCAAGGTGGTGGATCTGGGCATCAAGGATCCGTTCAATATGGGTGCGGCGATGGCTCCGGCGGCAGCCGATACGATAACAAAGCACTTCAAAGACACAGGCCGGCAAGCGAAGGATTATGATCTGATCGTGACCGGTGACCTGGCCTCCGTGGGGCTTCCAATCGCGAAGGATCTTTTGCAACAAAACGATGTCATCATGGACGGTACGGTGTTTGCAGACTGCGGGTTAATGATTTACGACCTGGAGACACAAAAATACGTCAATGCAGGGGGCAGCGGCTGTGGCTGCTCGGCTGTTGTTACTTATGGCCATATTTTAAAACGGATGCGAAAAGGCGAATTGAAAAAGGTGCTGGTCGTTGCTACCGGGGCTTTGCTGTCGCCTCTTTCTTACCAGCAGGGTGAGAGCATACCGTGCATCGCTCACGCTGTAGCCTTAGAGATGGGAGGATAACACAATGCAGTTTCTATGGGCATTTATTATTGGCGGTCTGATTTGCGTCATTGGGCAAATTATGATGGACGTTATTAAACTAACGCCGGCACATACGATGAGTACGTTAGTAGTCGCCGGAGCCATCGCCGACGGGTTCGGATTATATGAGCCGCTTGTCAAATTCGCGGGAGCGGGAGCCTCCGTGCCGATCACCAGCTTTGGTAATTCGCTTGTGCATGGCGCATTGACGGAACTGGGGAGGGACGGCTGGATCGGGGTCGTGACGGGGATATTCGAAGTCACCAGTGCAGGGATATCCTCAGCGATCATTTTCTCCTTCCTGGCCGCTCTGTTTGTTCGTCCGAAGGGATAACCATCATCATCAAGAAGAAAAAGACCCTGGCATGATGCCGGGTCTTTTTCTGTTTAGAGCGGCGATAAAAAGGTGAATACCCAAAATATCTCATCGAATGTACTCCGGGACCTCGATCATGTACAATAGTACTAAAATAAGTATTTATTCCCTTACAGGAGGTTAGTCATACATGCCCGTAAGCCAAGAATCCATGAAAATCATTACCTCGGTGCGAACCAATCTGGAGTCGTGCCTGTTAGGCAAAGAATTTGAGATCCAATTACTCCTTACGGCGCTGCTCGCTGGCGGACATGTACTGATCGAGGATGTGCCTGGCACAGGAAAGACCCAACTGATCAAAGCATTAGCGAAATCCATGCAGGGAGACTATCGCCGCATTCAGTGTAACCCGGATATTCTCCCCAGCGATATAACGGGCGTGTCCGTGTTCCATCCTCGAGATGAAATGTTTTACTTCCGACCTGGTCCGGTCATGACCAACATATTGCTGGCGGATGAAATCAACCGGGCGACAACCAAGACGCAATCGGCCCTGCTTGAGGTCATGGAGGAGCGCAGCGTAACGGTGGATGGGGCTACTCACGAACTTCCGCATCCCTTCATGCTATGCGCGACCCAGAACCCGATCGATTTTGAAGGCACCTATATGCTCCCTGAAGCGCAGCTGGACCGGTTTATGCTGAAGCTGAGCCTGGGTTACCCTGATGCTGCTACGGAGAAGCAGCTGATGTACCGTTCACGCGACGGACAACTGGCGGATAAGATTCAGCCGGTGACACATATGGATACCATTTCGGCTATTCAAGGCGAGATTCGCGAGGTATTCATCGGTGACCCGGTCGCCGATTACTTGCTGAATATTACCCGGTCGACGCGCGAGCACCCTTCCGTTATGCTGGGCGCAAGTCCCCGTGCAACGCTGTCATTCATGAATGCCGTTAAAGCCTATGCCTTCTTGCAAGAGAGGGATTACGTTCTGCCAGATGATGTGAAGACGCTGGCACCATACGTGCTTTCGCACCGGATCATGCTGCGTCCGGAAGCCAGGCTCGACAATGCGAGTCCCGAATCGGTGCTTGAGTTTATACTGCGTCAGGTCAAAGTGCCTGTTCAGATGGGGAGATAGGCATGCGCCGCGCGGTATCGTTATTTTTGAATGGCATGCAGCCGTCTAGACTCGCAGCGGTATTGGCGGTATGGTGCCTATGTCTTTTGTACGTATTATTTCAGGGGGGCAAAACCTCGCTCATGCTATTCTCCATGGTCAGCCTTCTGACGATCTATTTGATCGGTGCTGGCTTTGGCGGAGTCAATCGTGTGAAAGCCCAGCGAAGGGTGCTGGGAGGAGCGGAGCATGGGGGTGAACAGCTTCATGCCGGTGAACAGGTCCGCGTGAAGCTGGAGGTCCATGTTCCTGGTTTGCTGCCGATGCCCTATATGATCGTTCGTGAAGTATTGCAAAGGCATAACGGCGACTCCTGGTCTTTTGAAGATAGCGTCATTCCGAACCTTCGCGGTGCGGGCAAGCTTGTATTTCAGACCCCTCCGCTTGAACGAGGGCGGTACGCTTTCTCAAAGACAGAATGCATTAGCGAGGATATATTCGGATTAATGGAGCACAAGGGACGCATTGAGGTTCAGACCGATTTCCGCGTTCTGCCGAGAACCATATATATTCCCAAATGGCAGCGAAACATACGGAATTCGAGATTGGGCGGTACACATACCACAATTTCGGCTTCCAGACGGGAAACCACACAGATCAACGGAGTCCGCGATTATGTGTACGGCGATCGGATCTCCCGGATACACTGGAATGCAACGGCGAAGACCGGCTCGTGGAAGTCGAAGGAATTTGAGCATGAATCCTTTCCCAGAACGATGATTGTGCTGGACTGTTCCGCGGACGGATATGCTCATGCCCAGCAGTTCGAGCTGGCCGTATCGGCAGCTGCGTCGCTGATCGAATATGGTGCCAAGGAGCATGCGGGTACAGGCTTGTTCACGGCTACCCGAGAAGCTCAGATGTTCGCTCCCGCCGATCACGCTGGAGAGCGGATGCGCATGATTCAGCATTTGGTTGACGTGGATTATGACCGTAAAACCAAATTGATTGCTTCCCTGGAGAAATCCTATCGCCATTTTCCAAAAGGGGCCCTGTTCCTGCTGATCAGCCCGATGAGCGGCAAGGACGCTTCAGAGATCATGCGCTGGGTTGAAACCCGGGGAATGAACCCATGTTTCTTGCAAATAACCAATTCCAATGAAACGAAAAAACGCGATGATTCCATTTCGCTTCTGCAATCCCGGGGGATTTCCAGCTATTCGGTTTCTTCCCTTGACGAGCTGCCGGCTGCGCTGGGAGGTGGTGCATGATGAAGTTGTGGCTGGACAAACTATCTACTACCTTCTTCAGTACTTTAACGATGCTATGGATCTGGATCATCGGGATGCAGTGGGTATCCTTTACCGAGACGATATGGCTCTCGGAAACGACAGCCATCGTTATTGCAGCATTAACCATTACGGCGGTTACCGAAGCGCTGCTTCCGATCAAGCAAGGTTACCGGGTGCTTATCCAGTTTATTTTGATCTTGTATTGTGTATACAGTTTGCTGAAAACTCACGGTAATCCGGTTCCTGTCCTTGGCGCTGAAGGCGATCTGACCGAGGAACTCATGTATCTTTTTCCGTATTTGTGGTTTGCTATCGCCGCTTGGACCGCTTTTCTGTTCCTTGCGCGGTGGGCCAAAACCAAGGGGCGCGTGCTTTTTGTAGTCGGGATCAACGTCATCGGTTTTGCCGTGCTGGATTCCTTTACGAAAATCGTGCTGTGGGATGAAATCGCTTGGGTTGTCGGAGCGGGTATGGGCTGGCTCGTATCCAGCCATTTTAACCGGTTCCGCAGACGCTTTCCGCAGGGATGGGTCAATTTATCGAAGTATCCGTTCAAGATTGTTGCCAACATCCTGGTCATCTTCTCTTTGATCATTGTAGCCGGTGTGAATATGCCGCACGTGAAGCCCACGTTAACCGATCCTTACACGGCGTGGCGGGAGTGGAACGGGGTGCCGTTATCCGGCGGCAGTACAACCGGTACCGGAACCCTTATCGAGTCACCGTCTGAAAGCATGTCCGGATATGGACGGGAGGACAACGACCTTGGCGGCGGTTTTAACTTTGACTATTCACCGGTGATGTCGATTACCTCGGATGAACGCAGCTATTGGCGAGGGGAAACCAGAGCCGTATACTCGGGAACGGGTTGGGCGGACGGAGCCAGCAGCCGGCGTTCCGGCACGGGCGTGGACATCGGGGAGGAATTGCCGGGGGAAGCCAGCGGATCCGTACCTACCAAAACATTGGAGCAATCGGTAACGATGCTGAGTGATACGGTGTATCCGGTATTGTTCGGCGCCTACTCCGTTCGTCAGCTGGAGAGCCTGGATGAGGATATCGATTCGGATCGGCTTAGCTGGGTGACCGAAGGCGCGGAGATGCATCTGGACGACGCTCGTAATGCGGACTACCCGAAGAGTTATACCTTAACGTCGGAAGTGCCGGTGATTCCCATCGATGAGCTGAGCACCAGAACTTATGATGAACTTTATTCCGGCTCGATTGACGATGCGTATATCCAGATGCCGAGAAACTTCCCTGACCGGGTGTCCGATCTGGCCGAAGAAATTGCCGCGGGCGGAGATACGCCGTATGAGAAGGTCATGCTCTTGCAACAATATTTAACGAGCAATTTCACCTATAC
This Paenibacillus sp. JZ16 DNA region includes the following protein-coding sequences:
- a CDS encoding M42 family metallopeptidase codes for the protein MNESTLELFRTLTEFPAAPGFERELRSWLKNALSPYTDEFVQDRLGSLFAVLRGNDEGPKVMVAGHMDEVGFMVTGITEAGMVRFQPLGGWWSQAVLAQRLQIITDNGPVVGVVGSIPTHLLDEAQRSKPVDIKTMYIDIGADNKAEAESFGIRPGLQVVPICEFTPLANPKKIMAKAWDNRYGVGLAIELVQALHGEKLPNTVYAGATVQEELGLRGARTSANLIQPDIFFGLDASAANDMMGDKSQFGQLGQGALLRIFDPTMLTHRGMVEYVQDTAETNKIKYQYFVSPGGTDAGQVHLSGIGVPSTIIGICSRYIHTSSSIIHTDDYEAAKELLIKLVKGLDRTTLQTILDRA
- the spoVAC gene encoding stage V sporulation protein AC, whose amino-acid sequence is MSGSNQKPKSDITTMSSAEYQAIAKKHEPPRAVLKNCLRAFLIGGLICVIGQCIQQFFMTVFDMSTTEASNPTVAVLIILSVILTSFGVYDKIAQWAGAGSAVPVTGFANSMCSAALEHRAEGLVLGVGASMFKLAGSVIVFGTVAAFIIGIIYAIFGIEGR
- the spoVAD gene encoding stage V sporulation protein AD; this translates as MKVIGQTWQFENKPVIIGTGTIVGPEEGEGPLADDFDYIYDNIEINEKTWEKAERKLLEDASRKAVEKAGIKEDELQFFVGGDLMNQIISSSFAARQLGVPYIGVFGACSTSMESLAVASMLVDSGGAKYVMAGTASHNCTVEKQFRYPTEYGSQKPPYAQYTITGAGCSVISDKGDGPAVTYATIGKVVDLGIKDPFNMGAAMAPAAADTITKHFKDTGRQAKDYDLIVTGDLASVGLPIAKDLLQQNDVIMDGTVFADCGLMIYDLETQKYVNAGGSGCGCSAVVTYGHILKRMRKGELKKVLVVATGALLSPLSYQQGESIPCIAHAVALEMGG
- the spoVAE gene encoding stage V sporulation protein AE, whose amino-acid sequence is MQFLWAFIIGGLICVIGQIMMDVIKLTPAHTMSTLVVAGAIADGFGLYEPLVKFAGAGASVPITSFGNSLVHGALTELGRDGWIGVVTGIFEVTSAGISSAIIFSFLAALFVRPKG
- a CDS encoding AAA family ATPase, which gives rise to MPVSQESMKIITSVRTNLESCLLGKEFEIQLLLTALLAGGHVLIEDVPGTGKTQLIKALAKSMQGDYRRIQCNPDILPSDITGVSVFHPRDEMFYFRPGPVMTNILLADEINRATTKTQSALLEVMEERSVTVDGATHELPHPFMLCATQNPIDFEGTYMLPEAQLDRFMLKLSLGYPDAATEKQLMYRSRDGQLADKIQPVTHMDTISAIQGEIREVFIGDPVADYLLNITRSTREHPSVMLGASPRATLSFMNAVKAYAFLQERDYVLPDDVKTLAPYVLSHRIMLRPEARLDNASPESVLEFILRQVKVPVQMGR
- a CDS encoding DUF58 domain-containing protein; translation: MRRAVSLFLNGMQPSRLAAVLAVWCLCLLYVLFQGGKTSLMLFSMVSLLTIYLIGAGFGGVNRVKAQRRVLGGAEHGGEQLHAGEQVRVKLEVHVPGLLPMPYMIVREVLQRHNGDSWSFEDSVIPNLRGAGKLVFQTPPLERGRYAFSKTECISEDIFGLMEHKGRIEVQTDFRVLPRTIYIPKWQRNIRNSRLGGTHTTISASRRETTQINGVRDYVYGDRISRIHWNATAKTGSWKSKEFEHESFPRTMIVLDCSADGYAHAQQFELAVSAAASLIEYGAKEHAGTGLFTATREAQMFAPADHAGERMRMIQHLVDVDYDRKTKLIASLEKSYRHFPKGALFLLISPMSGKDASEIMRWVETRGMNPCFLQITNSNETKKRDDSISLLQSRGISSYSVSSLDELPAALGGGA
- a CDS encoding DUF4129 domain-containing transglutaminase family protein gives rise to the protein MMKLWLDKLSTTFFSTLTMLWIWIIGMQWVSFTETIWLSETTAIVIAALTITAVTEALLPIKQGYRVLIQFILILYCVYSLLKTHGNPVPVLGAEGDLTEELMYLFPYLWFAIAAWTAFLFLARWAKTKGRVLFVVGINVIGFAVLDSFTKIVLWDEIAWVVGAGMGWLVSSHFNRFRRRFPQGWVNLSKYPFKIVANILVIFSLIIVAGVNMPHVKPTLTDPYTAWREWNGVPLSGGSTTGTGTLIESPSESMSGYGREDNDLGGGFNFDYSPVMSITSDERSYWRGETRAVYSGTGWADGASSRRSGTGVDIGEELPGEASGSVPTKTLEQSVTMLSDTVYPVLFGAYSVRQLESLDEDIDSDRLSWVTEGAEMHLDDARNADYPKSYTLTSEVPVIPIDELSTRTYDELYSGSIDDAYIQMPRNFPDRVSDLAEEIAAGGDTPYEKVMLLQQYLTSNFTYTNTPDLTRKKSDDFVDAFLFEIQEGYCDYFSTSLVMMTRSLDIPARWVKGYAPGRMTASEYVPLEGQTSIEPGNYTVTNADAHSWVEVYFGEYGWVPIEATPGFSMPILTADTDAEPVIEEEVEEEEAEDKAAPAATSDHEQPGWVKVVVTAAVVVIVLWILYIVWRMRISLRFAGARIRAGKPLTAADKVIAETERWIRSVQRRGLVRQEHETLRESVGRWVSAHPELGAELRPLLQQFEAARYSPAEVKEEQWRSVQQDALKLKKSIKKVRIVSEKRLST